In the genome of Candidatus Palauibacter australiensis, one region contains:
- a CDS encoding serine hydrolase → MSGRYGGLVVGAVAVLAHATVAGVAAQELPLARTDQGQWAEVIATSRGKLDSLRRAMSIPGLSISVSVDRRVVWSEGMGYADLELRSPATPQTRYRIGSVSKILTAAGAALLHQRGELDLDAPVQEYVPSFPHKPEGEITTRLLAGHLAGIRHYVDIEAEYYLTRRYETVFEALDLFRDDPLVATPGTEWSYSSCRLSVNAIASSDTAKPTVAP, encoded by the coding sequence TTGAGCGGACGGTACGGAGGGCTGGTGGTCGGCGCGGTCGCTGTGCTGGCCCACGCGACCGTGGCCGGCGTCGCGGCGCAGGAGTTGCCGCTGGCGCGGACGGACCAGGGCCAGTGGGCCGAGGTCATCGCGACCTCTCGCGGGAAGCTCGACTCGCTGCGGCGGGCGATGTCCATCCCCGGGCTCTCCATCTCCGTATCGGTGGACCGGCGCGTCGTGTGGTCGGAGGGGATGGGGTACGCGGACCTCGAACTTCGGAGCCCCGCGACGCCGCAGACCCGCTACCGGATCGGGAGCGTGTCCAAGATCCTGACCGCGGCCGGCGCCGCGCTCCTTCACCAGCGGGGCGAACTCGACCTCGACGCGCCGGTGCAGGAGTACGTCCCCTCCTTCCCCCACAAGCCCGAGGGGGAGATCACGACGCGGCTCCTGGCGGGACATCTCGCGGGAATCCGGCACTACGTGGACATCGAGGCGGAGTACTACCTCACGCGGCGCTACGAGACGGTGTTCGAGGCGCTCGACCTCTTCCGGGACGACCCGCTCGTCGCGACGCCCGGGACCGAATGGTCCTATTCGAGCTGCCGATTATCCGTCAACGCCATCGCCTCATCCGACACCGCCAAACCCACAGTCGCCCCATGA